From a single Candidatus Izimaplasma bacterium HR1 genomic region:
- a CDS encoding DegV domain-containing protein: MSKIGLLVCGNSGIDYIDHKYDISVIRSILFVGHTEYSDYVDIKAGDFYKMLLEDPSLTPTTAQAATGVIVEQYKEMIAKGYDELIVISVSQKLSGTYEGCVLAANMIDDAKITVFDSGTVSFPEARMALDAAKMVQKGKTTEEIVAHLEELRDNHRILFSVETLRYLVKNGRLSGASGFFGSMLKIKPMLEVTKDGRVEAIEKIRTLSKATERIIEKFLEELGDKDVEVFMIEAEAKERVEYIRSKILEARPDIKEIKAYPLTPVVGAHAGPGCVGIGYIVK; the protein is encoded by the coding sequence ATGTCAAAAATTGGTTTACTAGTATGTGGAAATTCTGGAATAGATTATATTGATCATAAGTATGATATATCTGTTATTAGATCTATTTTATTTGTCGGACATACTGAATACTCAGATTACGTAGATATTAAAGCCGGAGACTTTTATAAAATGTTATTAGAGGATCCCAGTTTAACCCCAACTACAGCCCAGGCTGCAACTGGTGTTATCGTAGAACAATATAAGGAAATGATTGCAAAAGGTTACGATGAACTAATCGTGATTTCAGTCTCTCAAAAACTAAGTGGAACATATGAGGGTTGTGTTCTTGCTGCTAATATGATTGATGATGCTAAAATAACTGTTTTTGATTCTGGTACTGTTAGTTTCCCAGAGGCAAGAATGGCATTAGATGCCGCTAAAATGGTCCAAAAAGGAAAAACAACTGAAGAAATAGTTGCACATTTAGAGGAATTGCGAGATAATCATCGTATATTGTTCAGTGTTGAAACTCTTAGATACCTTGTTAAAAACGGTCGTTTAAGTGGAGCTTCAGGATTTTTTGGAAGTATGTTAAAAATTAAACCAATGTTAGAAGTTACCAAAGATGGTAGAGTCGAAGCAATTGAAAAAATTCGTACCCTTTCAAAAGCTACTGAACGTATAATAGAAAAGTTCTTAGAAGAACTTGGAGATAAAGATGTTGAAGTCTTTATGATTGAAGCAGAAGCAAAAGAAAGAGTAGAATATATTAGATCAAAGATACTAGAAGCAAGACCAGATATAAAAGAAATAAAAGCCTATCCTTTAACACCAGTAGTTGGCGCACATGCGGGACCTGGGTGTGTAGGAATAGGATATATAGTTAAATAG
- the gltD_2 gene encoding Glutamate synthase [NADPH] small chain, whose translation MQSGDEVKMKQSRIKMNVLDSVKRQSNFEEVACGFTLDESKLEASRCLDCKNPRCVDACPVHIDIPKFIKEILSNDIENAYFTLYNDNILPAICGRVCPQEKQCEGACILNVKGESVSIGALERYLGDYALSNDLVKEETISNNGIKIAVVGSGPSGISNAASMRRLGYDVTVYEALHEYGGVLKYGIPDFRLPKTIVEQEINKVKDLGVKFEKNVLIGKSITIDQLKEDYDYKAVFIGSGAGLPSALNIAGENFSGVYYANEFLTRVNLMKSRDFPHNPTPVKIGSNVAVVGGGNVAMDAARTAKRLGAKNVFILYRRDMESLPARLEEIHHAIEEDIDFRLLRNPVEFIGENYIVKRVKCEIMELGEKDSSGRRRPMPTGNYITFDIDSCIISIGQKPNPILKKSTLDLETDKWGRIVVNDFQTSIPGVFAGGDVVSGAATVILAMGAGKDASIYMDKYIKNLQ comes from the coding sequence TTGCAATCTGGAGATGAAGTTAAAATGAAGCAATCAAGAATAAAAATGAATGTTTTAGATAGCGTTAAAAGACAATCTAATTTTGAAGAGGTAGCATGTGGATTCACGCTAGACGAGTCAAAACTTGAAGCTTCACGTTGTTTGGACTGTAAAAATCCACGATGTGTTGATGCTTGTCCTGTACATATAGATATACCGAAATTTATAAAAGAAATATTGAGTAATGATATAGAAAATGCTTATTTTACGCTGTATAATGACAACATCTTACCTGCTATTTGTGGTAGAGTTTGTCCTCAAGAAAAGCAGTGTGAAGGGGCTTGTATCCTAAATGTTAAAGGTGAAAGTGTATCGATTGGTGCACTAGAAAGATATTTAGGCGATTATGCATTAAGTAATGATCTCGTTAAGGAAGAAACAATATCTAATAATGGTATTAAAATTGCAGTTGTAGGTAGTGGTCCTAGTGGTATAAGTAATGCCGCTAGTATGAGAAGACTAGGATATGATGTTACAGTGTATGAAGCACTACATGAATATGGTGGTGTACTAAAATATGGGATCCCTGATTTTAGATTACCAAAGACTATTGTTGAACAAGAGATTAACAAGGTTAAAGATTTAGGTGTTAAGTTTGAAAAGAATGTACTAATAGGAAAATCAATAACTATTGACCAACTAAAAGAAGACTATGACTATAAAGCAGTATTTATAGGAAGTGGTGCAGGATTACCAAGTGCATTAAATATAGCAGGGGAGAACTTCAGTGGAGTTTATTATGCTAATGAATTCCTCACAAGAGTTAACCTTATGAAGTCACGTGATTTTCCTCATAATCCTACACCTGTAAAAATTGGTAGTAATGTAGCAGTGGTCGGTGGTGGTAACGTAGCAATGGATGCAGCTAGAACAGCAAAAAGATTAGGTGCAAAAAATGTGTTTATCTTATACCGTAGAGATATGGAAAGTTTACCTGCAAGACTTGAAGAGATACATCATGCAATAGAAGAAGATATAGATTTTAGACTACTTAGAAACCCAGTAGAATTTATTGGAGAAAACTATATTGTTAAACGAGTGAAATGTGAAATTATGGAACTAGGTGAGAAGGATTCTTCAGGTAGAAGACGTCCAATGCCAACTGGGAACTATATTACTTTTGATATTGACTCATGCATTATATCTATTGGGCAAAAGCCGAATCCAATTCTAAAAAAATCTACTCTAGATTTAGAAACAGACAAGTGGGGTAGGATAGTTGTTAATGATTTTCAAACGTCGATACCGGGTGTTTTTGCTGGTGGTGATGTTGTTAGTGGAGCAGCAACTGTTATTTTAGCAATGGGTGCTGGTAAAGATGCTAGTATTTATATGGATAAATATATTAAGAATCTGCAGTAA
- the hpr gene encoding HTH-type transcriptional regulator Hpr: MDTPKQVINELLVEVFNHILSIEAEALRNRGVKLSMNEVHVLEAIVKTEEPTMTHLARRMRVTVGTLTTAMNRLVEKGYCTRYREEEDKRKVLIALTEKAVEALAVHEEFHEEMIDSVIKDMNLDQDEVLLQSLKNISTYFKNKY; this comes from the coding sequence ATGGACACACCTAAGCAAGTAATTAATGAGCTATTGGTTGAAGTATTTAATCATATCTTAAGTATTGAGGCAGAAGCCTTAAGAAATAGAGGGGTTAAACTGTCAATGAATGAAGTTCATGTCTTAGAAGCTATTGTTAAAACAGAGGAACCAACAATGACTCACTTAGCACGAAGAATGAGAGTGACAGTTGGGACTTTAACCACAGCTATGAATAGATTAGTAGAAAAGGGATATTGCACTAGATATCGTGAAGAAGAAGATAAAAGAAAAGTCTTGATAGCTTTAACTGAAAAAGCTGTAGAAGCTCTTGCCGTACACGAAGAGTTTCATGAAGAGATGATAGATTCTGTCATTAAAGACATGAATTTAGACCAAGATGAGGTTTTACTTCAATCACTTAAAAATATTAGTACCTACTTTAAAAACAAGTATTAA